From the Fusarium oxysporum Fo47 chromosome X, complete sequence genome, the window agaagctcccGGTTGTTTTTCGCTCGGCCGACTTGCTCATCATGAATCTTCTGCAGATTGATCTTATCCTCCTCAGTAAGAAACTTGGCAGTCTCAGGGCTGTTAGGCAGAACGAAGGGAATAACAACGCCGGTAGCGATGGTAGGTGCACCATTGATAAGGATGATCCATCGCCAAGCACTCCAGCCCATGGCACCATCCATAAAGCTGATGCCGTAGGCGACAAGACCACCGGCGACACCAGAGATGGCAGCTGTGGAGAAGAAGTATGCGATACGAAGAGCGAGACTCTTGCGGCCGTAGTACATGGAGAGGTAGAGTACGACACCGGGGAAGAAACCGGCCTCGCagagaccaaggaggaggcgGCATGCGATGAGGGCTCCTAGGTTGTTCACCCAGGCGCTGCAGGTGGCGACGATACCCCATGCGATGGTGAGGCCGGCGAGATAGTAGGcaggcttgagcttcttgatgatgaggttggaGGGGGACTCGAAGAGCTGGAAATATGTTAGCTTTGTTGGGCTGGTGGGTGATTGGTAAAGCTTACACAGTAGGTGACAAAGAGTACGGAGACAGAGAGTTGGAACTCATTGCCAGTCAGGCCCAAATCTTCTTCCATGCGAAACAGACGAGCATTGCCAATGTTGACTATAATATGTTAGACACCTCACTTGTGAGCAGAGTTGAGTGGCATACCTCGATCCATCATGTTCATCAGATAAACCCACATAACCATAGGAATGATGCGATAGTCAAGCTTTCTGAGGATAGCCCTCTCAGTCTGCTTATCAACATACTCATAGTTCTCACCACGCGCCTCCTCAATGCCTCTCGCCTCAGCCTTCATGTCAGAGCCAGAAGACGAGTTGGGACGCGTGGGCTCTTGATGAGCGGAGACATTGTCATGAGCTGTCATCTTGGCTGCCAAGTTGATGTTTGAAGAGAatgccaaagaagaaaggGGAGTAGTTTCAACCCTGAGAAGACGATACTGGATGATCGACGGAAGAGAAATAAAGGTGGACGAGGGACCAGTTTTATACCAAAGCCAAGATATTTCTTACCCCGTGGGCAAAAAGACTCAAAATATCTGGAACTCCCCACAAACCCCAAGGTAGATTCTCCATATCGCAGATTCTGTTATCCAACGCCAAGCATATGCAAGCTCAACCATTGCCACGCGAGGCTTGTCTTGGCAGCTGTAACGCCTTATCCAATCACTCTCATTCGTGTGGGAGCCTCGGACAATATCCACACGAGGTTACAGCCAAGGCCCGTCATATCTCCTTCACAATCTCGGCCCATATCTGCGTTGACGAGATGCAGATATCTTCTCATGGTCCCCGGATTTTGCTGTCCTCCCCACATGCCAAGGCTGTGACAACGGCTCCGCGTTCTGGAAGTGCGTCTTTTTCTGGGGTCATAAGCTCAAAATACCGCCAATATCACCatattgaagctgaaggtGTAGTCGGTGATTTTTCAAGGGGCGGCTATCATTTGAGGCTGCAGCGTTTGACATAGCCGACACGTGGCGGACGAGCGGAAGAATTACCACATCGATGGCAAGCTGGTGCAGATGGGGTTttatcttggccttgtcttgGCTCTCCGAATGCAAATTTGGggtgagaagagagatgTGCAGTTTTAGGCGAGATGAGAAACTATGCTGACCCCCAAACTTTGACGAGACGAGCGGTCTCCTCTTTACTCCGCCTTTCTGTGCCCCAACTTATTCATGCTTAAAATAAGGATGGCCAATAGGATTGAGGCCAATTTGTTGAATCATCGGGGTAGGTAAGAGTCCATCTCCTCGCTTCATTCCAATGTGCTGtcatttttcttcttcactctTTACAGGGCCAACAGTGTCAAATTTAGCCAAGTCTGGGGTAAAAAAGCACAGATGGGGCACATCAGATCATCTCAGATCACAACATTCGACTTTTTCTTCTGACATCTGCATCTGAATCTCTTAAAAACAGAGAAAGGCTCTCACCGACCCCACGGGGAACCCCATAAACGAGAAAATGGAGACGAGTTGGAGAATGCGGCCGTTGCGACGCGCCAGCCAAGACTGCCAAGTATGCCAAGCGCCAGTTACACGCGGTCAAGTCGAACGAGTTTTTCTCTTCTGGTGGAGCGATCTCTTGGGTACTCGTCATGGTATTTCCTTGTTCCTTTTGCTTGGTTGTTGAGGGCTTTTGtgtctttctcttttctcggCGTCCGGTAGGCCGGGAATCGTGGGGATTGCTTGGCGTGTCGAACCATCGCGgggaaggaaagaaaagtCTGGGGAATATCTAGACTTTGAGAGAATTAATGCTATTAGCTAATTCTCTGAGCTGAGATTTGAGGTACACTCTGCATATGCTGAAGGTCTAGGTTGCCATGTGGCTTTTGCATGATATTGAATCACGCTTGTAATTTTACCGCCGCGTTTACTACCCGTGTCCTCTGCCGTGAGGGGAAGCCCTTTCACTGACAAACAGAAATTTCTAGTGTCTTGCAGATCATTTGGAGAATACCACCATCATGTAAACCAAGGGGTCATCTAAGGCCAAGAAGGTGCCTTCGAGATCCATCTCCGACGCATCAGGATATGTATGTCCGTCTTGGCCAATCTAGTTCAAATGCAAAACACGCCTGGCAGGCACACCTCGGTTTTCTACCGAAGAGGCTTGACAGGCGACAGGTTTGTTGTGCTTGCTGTGCTGGGGATGTCAAGATTGATCTGCAGATGTTTCATGGTGTAAATCCGACTGTGGTCGCAAGAGGGTCTTGTGGCTGCCAAAAAACAGTATCCTGTCATATGACCCCGACTTTGGTGTTTTCCTGGTTGCTTTTGTAACTCAACAGACAGATTAACAAAGGAATCGCTTATCCTGATTGTGTGGCATGATACTGCGTAGCAAAGGGGCCATGCAATAGAGCAAGTTGACCTCTTGTGTTGTATCTGGCTTAAAAACAGTATCAAGACCATGAAAAGATGTTTGATAAGTGTTTCTGAATATTGAACTCTCGCCTAAAGCGTGACTCCAGGCAAGTACATCGTTTTGCAAGACCAGAAGAGCAACAGATCAGAAAGCAAACATTTTGTTGATGGTTTCGGAAGACGTTTGACGGACCAGACATTTAAGGCATAGCAAATTGGTGACAAGCGTAAGAATGGGCAGTGTTGCTGTCATTTGTTCAGACACGCTTGCCTTTCAACTGCACCCAGTTTTGCGATGGGGCAAAGAACAAAAATGTTATTCGAATATGGTTGTGAACAATAGCTGATGCAGTCAACAAATCTGCTTTTCAACAAATAACAAAACGACTGCAAAAGGTGTTTCCCATCATGCTCCGATATACCGTGAATGGGAGATGATTGTACTTGATTGCAGCCAGGCAAATTCAGCTGCGTCACGTCCCAGGGTAGCAAGCGCTTTATGCCAGTGCACAAACAGTTTGCATAACTAAGTGGCTGCTTGTGAAAGTCGCAGTGCGTGGCGGGGCAACAGGTGAATGGCCATTGGACGTTAGGTAGCCATCCCCTGCTATTTATCCCTGCTAGACTCATTTTagctttctcctcttcccaACTCTAACCACTCTCAACCCTGCACGCGCATCCACACACGTTATTCCCGAGACAAGGGCCCTTTTCCCTATTGGCATTGTAAGTTGAGTTCTACCGAATGACTCCTTCGGCAGCGCTGACTGTCGCGCGTTGAGAGCCTCATTTGACGGGTTTTCGCTGAGTGAGTTGTCGCTGACAGGGGCACAAAAGGTGTTCGCCCACCATTTGTTCGTCACTTCTTCCCCACGAACATACATCGCGACAATCTCTAAATCGACCAAGATGTTCAAGCAACGATCTCACGAGACTCACCATAAGACTCATGTCCCCGAGATTAAGGCTAATCCGGGTGAGTACACCGTCGCTGTCCTCGGCGACAGCCTCTTCGAGCGATTCAAAACAACCGGTAAATTCGTGAGCGTCGAACCATCCGTCGACGAGATATTCAAGCTTCGATCTCACCAAACCCATCACAACACCCACGTTCCCCAGAGCAAGAACAACCCGGGCCAATACACCACCGCTATCCTCGGCGCCATCGGTGCAGAGCGCTTCAAGGCCACGGGCCGAATCCtgaacatcaacaaagacTCGCGTATCCTCAACCTCGGTGTTGGGGGTGACAAGATCTTGAATGCTCAATACCGCATGGACCAAGGTCTCGTCCGCCTTCTCAAGCAGCATCAGCCAAATATCAAGACTATGTACATCCACATGGGATCCAACAATCTCAAGAAGCAGGGTCTTCTAAAGGGCGATGCGGATGCTTACGGTGCGTTGATCAAGCAGCTGCGCACTGAGTTTCCTGACATgaccatcgtcatcactgCTTTGTTCATCCAGCGCggtctgggtcttgatgtGATTGAGGACGCCAataacaagctcaaggctatAGCTGATGAGAATGAGTGCGAGTTCCTCCCTTTTGGAGATGACCAGGCGGGGATTATGAGTGAGGACAATGTTCACTTGAACGAGTTTGGGTATCGCAAGTGGAACGAGATCCTGGTCAACGACATGAACAGCCGCTGAGCAGCACGCTCGTATCAACTTGGGGAGGATAAACAGAGCTTGGGTGGTCGGAGGACTGCCATGCATTTGCATTTGACGCAAGCGAGCCAATGTCTTTATAGAAGCAAGTCGCTTTAAAAAGCATCCCGCCGTAATGACTGGGCTAACTCTCTGTTTATAGCAAGTGCGGGATTAAACCTGAGGTAGGATTCTTTACTAGTCCCGATCGCGATATTGTATGGGGAGTATCATGGCCGCGGAAGTTTGGGTCATTGAAGGAAAGATGGCCATGGATATGACCCTCACTCTATCAGGGTGAAGTGTCGGCAAAGTATCAGACACATTACAGTCTTGTATTTCTGTCCTAGACTAGAAATTTCGTGGCCTTCTTCATTTCCTTCCCGTGCACTCTCCAACCACGCTGTGTCTGCCAAAACTCGCCACCATCACCAGTCAATGATTGATAACGTCTCTGCGAGTCTCACTTTCAGGAACGCGAAACTAAGTTCATAGCCTCTGTGATTCCACCCGAGATAGGCCTATCGAGATAAACAAGAGCCACTGCCAAATACCTCTAGTTACCGACAACAGCCAGCAGACTGTTCACGCGGCTGTTATTCTCCGTATCCATATCATAAGGAGGCGGACGCTTCCACAACAGCTTAACACCCGGCTGGAAGATCATGCAGTGCGAACTTCCACCAAAGTGAAACATGCCAATCTGCTGTCCCTTTGTAATATGAGCGTCCTTCTCAACAATAAACTCACAGCCTGACACTTCAGCCATGCCGATGAACACAATAGCCATGAGCCCAATCTTGGGGTTATCAGCCTGAATCCAGATAATACCCCGTGTAGCTACTGCGCTGATATAAGGCTGCGAGTAGTTCGGCGCCGCGGGGTCAGGATCATCTGGATTACCCGCCAGGCCCTCAAAGTAGTTCTCACTGTAGTACGACCCGGGAACGAGCTCAATGTCGACGACTTTACCACTGACGGGCGCGTGCCAGCGATGATAGCTCTTTGCACTGAGGAAGGCTTGGTAAACGGTGCCGTCGACGAGTTTGCTGGTGTTGGGGTTGGAGTTGAGCATTCTATCGAGGGAGTATGGTTGGGACTTGAGCCAGAATTGATCGTGGAGCTTGACGTGCTCGGCGACTTGGAGGGGAGCGGATTCGCATGCATTGGTGATGACGAGGGTTGGATCAGGATATTCTGGGGTTGGAGGGGCGTCGTCTGGACAGACGATCGGGCGCATGCCCTCTCTGAACTCTCGCGTGAAGAAATCGTCCCACGACTTGTAGCCATAGTATTTTGCGGATGGATCGCAAATGAAGATCTCATCAAATGTTGGGCCGCAAAGTTCACCAGTGTTGGCTACAGTGGCAAACATATGGAGGGCATCCTTGGATAACCAACCCTCTAGACCGGACTGGGAGCCAGAAGACTCCAAGAACGAACCCCAAGTGTCAAGAACACCCTTGAACGAGGCGTTGACCTCGGGGAGAAGCCAGAACTCATAGCCAGCAATAGTTCCCATGGGCCAATCAAGCACAGCATTAATAGGAAACCCAATCATCCCCATGGCAGTAGGAGGATCTTGCTTATCAAAGAAGGGAGGGGCAGATTGGATAATGAGCCTGACGACAGCGATGAATTCATCAAAGGTCTTGAGGGCTGGTTCACCAGTGGGGTCATAGTACTTGGAAGATTGAGTGAACATGTCGTTGGCAAGAGTCTTGAGGTAGGGGGTGTCATTGACGAGATTCTGAAAAGCATCGATCTTGGGGTTGGGGTCAAGAGAAGCATAGTTCCTCTTTTTGGCttgcttgagcttggaggcgATCCAGTCCTGGATCGCTGAGCGTTGCTCGGGAAGCCATTTGCCGATGGGGCGATGGGCTGTGAGAGGGAGTGAGGTCATGTTGGACAATGAAGTTAATACGAAGAAAGAGACTGAGAGTCTTTTGAAAGAGTAAATGAGCAAGGCCTGCTCAATACGGTCGAGTTTATATACATAAAGATCTCAAATCCAAGTAGAAAGCCAAGCAGAAAGGAGATGCGGAGTCTCACGGATCAGTCCCAGCCGATGTGACACGGAACCTGTACCACCAATGATATCCAAGTACGACCGAGACATACATCGCTCAGCCCGCCACAATTCCAAGATACCTGCCCGAAAAGCTCAGAAGCGCAGCAACTGCCGTCATATATGCACTCACTCACAGGTAATTGCATCACATATCTGAATACTCCTGTAGAGTTTGCAGCGCTTACATGTGAATATTGCACATTGTCTGAGACATGAGGAGGAAAGAGTCGAGACCTTGACTGATATCACATATCGCGGGGTAACTGCCGTTTCCGTTTGTGTTGTACGAAGCAACAGGTGGTATGTGATACTGTCGCAAGAATGGAGGACGAGGAGGGGAAGCTGCGTGAAACTGTGAGATGCGAATGAAGTATCGAAATGACACCGAGCTGGGAATAAGAGCACAGAATCTTACAATGAGGATCGGCAAAAACGTGGGCTTTTTTAATTGCTCATGCTCGTGGCCTGTTCTTGGTTCAGCATAGCATTGAGGCCGACTCGGCCGGTGATCACTCTCAACCACCCTAGGCACGGCACGCAGATAGTCACATTCCAGAGCTTCTCGGAGGTCTAGCTGTATTGGCCAAGAGTTTCTAGAACTTGGCGCAAAGCTGAAGATTCAGATCGCGCATGTGAATGATACGCAGGACAGGGAAATGTTCAGTAGGAAGAAATTTGAGATTCTCGTGTATCTCTATCCTTCTAAATGGGTTGATGGCCAAGTAGATAATAGGAACTTCTTGGCCgatcttatcttatcttatccGGTCAAGCTGAGGCTAACAAATTAGCTTGTAGCCACCAGGCTAAGCTGTAAACACCACTTCGCGCGATCGTGAACTATCGAATTGCTAAGCCAATAGCGCAGTGTCGGAAATTACAAAAAGTCTTCTATGAAGGAGTAGTAAATACAACTGAGTCCCTAGAATGTTTAATCGAATCGCCATCCACTCGTTCCTCAATTTTGCGCTTCGACGCCCTTCCGTTCGTTACTTTATTCTTTGTAAATATGATGTTGCTCAAGTACTCCGCTGCCGTTGCAGCTTTCGCCCTCTGTGGCCAGGTTAGCGCTGGGCCTTGTAAGCCGATTACTCGTGTCACGAGCTCAAGCTTGGGAACCTCCAGTACGGCTGCGACCGAAGCTTCTCTGACTGCTACGAACTCGCTCTCGACTGAGACCTCGGCAACGATTGACACTTCGTTGGCCGCCACGTCTGTGGAAAGCTCGGCGACGACTGTTTCTTCTGAGGCCTCAAGCACTACTGGCGATTACTCCACTTTGTTCACCTCAACGACCGAAACCGCGACCCTTGACGCAACTACCACCGAGTTCGTTTCTACCAGCACCGAGGCCTCCGATGTCTCTACGACAGCAACTGCGACGACCTCTGCTGCGCCAGTGTGCGAGTTCACAGGAGACTACACCAACTACGTCCAAAACCCTTCTTTCGATGATCTAGACGGCAATGGACAGCCCACTGTCGAACCGTGGATCATGCTCGGCGTCTCATCTCTGACAACCAACAACCCCAGAACAGGAGCCCACTCTATGTCAGTCCAGCCCCCCCTCACAAACCATACTACTAATAAATCCCCAGGGCATATTCTTACCCCGACGCCGCAATCGGAGGAAGCTCAGCCATCCTCCAACAACTTACCAATACCGTCGCCGGCCATGAATACATCTTCAAGTATCACTGGGTCCTCATCGAAGGACAACCTCTCCAATCAGAGGAGTGTCGAATCGGTACATTCGCTGGCTCTGAGGGTGCGAACTCGCAGTTCTTTTCTGTCGATGGCGATCAGGAAATTGTGCAGGGTCAGTACTATGAGCAGGAGTATCGCATTACTGCCGAGAACGATAACCAGAGATTGTCGATTGGGTTCTTTTGCAGCAGCCAGCCGTCAGCGGGAACGGTCAAGATTCAGATTGATGATGTTTCTGTTTATGACTACTATGAGGGCTGTGAAAGTCCTTGAGATGGAATGGGGTTTCGGCAGATGATTTAGTTCTGAGGGTCGCTTGtgggagcaagaaaacttctgaccttGTAACAGGGTGCCAGAAATGAGTAGACTAAGGTCATCTAAATCTATACTCAATTTACCCTTTTGTCATTTAGGATAGACACCTCAAGCTTTATTGCTTGGTGAGACAGTTGCCTCGAAGAAGAGATTTAGtagctataattataataggaATTTACAGCTTCGTTTCAGTCTTGATACCCATAACATCCCTCAagtccttgatctcagtaTCAGGTCGATGGGAAGCCGGTTTCGCAACCCGTCCTCCATAAGCCCAGTCCTTCTTCAATCCCGTCTCACGACTTTCCAATGCATCGGCAATATACTTCCCAATGATCGGAAACATTTTGAACGCGTGCCCAGAGTCGCCTGTTgcgagaagaaggtctttATGTTTTGGATGGCGATCGATTAGCCAGTGTGCATCGGGTGAATCAGTGCACCAGCATACACGTGCATCAAGAAGAGGGCGGTCGGAGAATTGAGGCATGACGGTGTTGATGAATTTTCTGATGGCGACTTCGGCTTCGTGTGGAATGCCGTCTTGGGGATGATCGCTTGAGTACCGGGGGATTGAGTAGTGAGTTGTTTTGCCGTTCTCGTCGATGAAGGTGCCTTTTTGGTACTGATATCCGGGATTATTGTCGCAGATCTTGATCAGCTCTGCTTATACGTCAGTGATTCAGATTTTAAAACCGCCATCTGGAGCGTAACCTACTTGTATCTGGATCTGGCTCAAACATGAACCCAAGTTCATAGTTGTCAATCACGGGAACTCCCTTCCACTCGGCAGCTTCTGCATCAGTAAGCTGAATATGCCCTAACGTCCAGCATTTTGACCACAACTGCTGTGACAGCTCGGGCAGTAGTTGCGGCGATGCAGCGCCCGTGCTGAGGATGTAGTGATCTGCATGAAGAACCCCACCAGAAGCGACACGGATTCCTGTGAATGAGCCGGAAGTATCGAGTTCAAGACCAGTCATTGTGCCACCAAGGCCCGAGATGAAATTGACGCCCATCCTCTCAGATTGAGAAGCCCATTTCTCAAGGGCTTTTCGTGCATGGACCCAACCGCCGAGACTGTTGTAAAGACCTTTCCAGTTCTCGATCCCAACGGCATTCTTTAGCTGGGGAACACATTGGACAATCTCGTCTCTGCCACTGATGAGTTCTAGGTTCTGAGCCTTTCCTGCCCTCTTGAGGTTCTCGTAAGACTTTTCAAGAAAAGACTCGGCTTTTTTGTCGCCTGTCGTAGTAGTAATACGTCCCTGCTTTTGTGAGTCCAAGTCGCAAGGACGGCTATTAAGATCAATGACTTACGGTTTCAAAAAAGACATCATGCCATTCTGGATCTCTCCATGCTTCAAGAGCTTCTAAAGCAAGTCGCGTGTAAAGTGGTTCGTCGTACTCAGTACGCATCACCTTGTTCAAGTCATGACCAGCAGAGTCTAGACTGGGCCATGGGTGGCGGTCGATACATACGATGTTGGTATAGCCACGCTTAGCTAGATGGTAGGCTGTACTGATACCGAATGTGCCCCTAGATTCCGAATTGGCGGTTAGCCTTGATGGTGTATTAGTAGGGGCTGAGACTTACGctccgatgatgaggatggacGAATCCTTGTTTAGAGGTGCTACTGAACGGGCCATGATTGAGAGGACTGACTTCAGACTAAGCTGTGAAAGATAAAAGATAAGGTTTGAAAACAAAAAGATGCTATCAGACGCTGAAGATGGCCGTTTTATTAGTGATATGACGCCCGTAACCGGAGCCGATACGATATCTCGTGACAAATCAAGGCTGGACCTTCCTCACGTCAATTACCCCGCAGAAAACATTACTTTATCGTTCTCGAGTGGCAACCTTTAATCAGAATTAGTCGATAGTTAAAAAAGTGTCAAGATAAGGTAGGGTAGCAATTATTCTCCTTAACCCCGAAGCTAAGGACCTGATGATCCGGCGACCAATCAGACGCTAGCTCAAATGACAACATCGCTTGGACCTTCTTCTTACATGAGGGGCAGATAAACTAACATTTGCCGAAATCCGGGGAGGGGAGTAGCATCGAATGTGACTTGACTCGCGATAAGACACAATTATAAAATGCCGAGACCTTCGCGCCAAGAAATCAATGCATCTTCAGAAGACCTTGTCTCCTTCTTGTGTCAGTTCACCTCGTTAGGCATTTCTTAGTGATTGAGACCGCCATCATGGCACGCAAGGTCGAATACGCCGACAACCTTGAGCcttcaagacaagaagatggTACCATCGAAGGCACATCAGAAGAAATCATCGACAACCCCGACAAAGCTACTGCCTTCGCCATCAGCGGCATAGACGAACACTACGATATCGACTCAGACAACTCGCCCCAACCAGAAGTCAGAGCCAATGTCCCCAACGTCGATGATCCCTCTATGCCTGTTAATACGCTCCGTGCGTGGACGCTAGGTCTACTGTTTACCATTCTCGGAACGGGTATCAATCAGTTCTTTTCGATGAGATATCCTAGTGTGACTATCTCATCGCTTGTCGCGCAGTTGGTCGCTTATCCTGCTGGAAGAGCCCTTGCGCATGCGCTTCCTATTATGAGGATTAGAGTGTTCGGGAGGGAGATTGCACTTAATCCTGATCATCACTTTAACATCAAGGAGCATGCGCTGATTACTATCATGTCAAACCTCTCATTTGGACCGTCTTGGGCAACGGATATTATTCAAGCTCAAGTTGCGCCTGCGTTCTTGGGCCTGAAGACTCCTGTCGGGTATCAATTCTTACTCGCGCTTACTATGCAGCTGTTTGGCCTTGGAATGGCTGGTATGGCGTACAGGTTTATTGTTGAGCCGCCGCATATGGTCTGGCCTTCGACGCTTGCTAATGCGGCGCTGTTTCAGACGTTACATGGGAGAGCGAACCCAAAGGCTGATGGATGGAGTATTTCGAGGTATCGCTTCTTTGTCTACGTCTTTGCGGGTGGTTGGTTGTGGGTGAGTGCCACTCATAGTTCTCTACTCTCATTCGGATGCTAACAGTTGATTAGTACTGGCTGCCTGGGTTCCTCTTTACTGGACTGAGCACCTTTGCCTTCATTTGCTGGGCTGCACCAAGTAAGTTCACTCCCTCTACCAACCGATCGTATTGAGTACTAACTTCTGTTAGAcaacatcatcgtcaacaaccTCTTTGGCATGTCAACCGGTCTCGCCTATCTCCCCACCACTTTTAACGGCTCTCCCCTCGTCGTCCCCTTCTGGGCCCAAGCCAATGTCTTCGCCGGATGGGTCATCCTCTTCGCTCTCGTCACACCAATTCTGTATTACAGAAATACTTGGTATACAGCTTACCTACCGTTCTCGGGGGGTGACATCTACGACAACACTGGCAATGTCTTCAACGCGTCACGCGTCGTTGACCGCCACGGAAATTTCTCTCCCGAAGATTACAAGAGCTACAGCCCCATATTTATGCCAGTCACTTTCGCTCTCAGCTACGGTATCTCTTTCGCGACAATGACTTGCGTTCCGACGTACATCTTCCTCAACTACTGGAAGCAGATCGTCGGCGCCTTCAACCCGCAGCGGAAGAAGGATATTCATGCTCGGCTGATTGAGAGATACCCTGATGCTCCGTGGTGGTGGTACGCCGCATTGACTGCTATCGTCCTTGGTCTTACCATCATGGTTCAAGAGGTTTACAATACCCAAATGCCTGTTTGGGGTGTCTTTCTTGCCTTTGGTCTTGCAGCATTTTATCTCATCCCCACCGGAAGTGTCTATGCTGTAGCCAACTTGAACAGCAATGTCCTCACTGTCCTTGGCGAGATCATCTCAGGATATGCTATCCCAGGAAAGCCAGTAGTCATGCTGATCTTCAAGTTCTACGCATACACTGGACTCAGCCAGGCGATGATCTTTGCTTCGGATATGAAGCTTGGGCTGTACATGAAGATTCCCCGTCGCACACTATTTGTCGCACAATTGACTGCCTGCATTGTTGGGTCTCTCACTCAAAACGCCGTCGTCCTTTGGATGTTGCACCACGTCAAGGACATCTGTGAGAGCGACCAACCCAACAAGTATACCTGTCCCCAAGGTCGCGTCAACTTCTCATCAAGTATTGTTTGGGGAGCTGTCGGTCCTGCCCGGTTATACAGCGTAGGCAAGATCTACTCAGGACTTTTGCACCTATTCTGGCTTGGAGCACTACTACCAGTAGTAACTTTCTTCCTGAAAAAGAAGTTCCCCAATAGCAAGTTGCTACGTAACCTTCACTGGCCTCTCTTTTTCGCTGGTACTGGCAACGTGCCTCCCGCTACTGGCATCAACTATAGTTCTGCCTTTGCAGtctctttcatcttcaacaagtGGATTCGTGGAAGATACCCTCATTGGTGGGCGAAGGTAAGCTCCATGTTGACCATTGTGACATTGTATCAATGCTGACTGACTATAGTATAACTATGTTCTTTCGGCGGCGCTGGACTCTGGTCTTGCGATTTCTGCTATTGTAATCTTCTTTGCCCTCGTCTTCCCTGGGGTTAGTCTTAGTTGGTGGGGTAATAATGTCCAGGGCACGACAGCGGATGGTCTGGGTACTCCGTGGAGGAAGCTGGGCACGAATGAGACGTTCGGGCCATCTTCTTGGAATTGAGGTGGTGCCAATTGCTGTAATTTGCCGGTGTTTGTGTTGTTGCGTCATTGTTAGTAAGAAAGACTGATTATGTTGCAAATACTTCTGAAAACAAGTCACAATATGTCGTACGCACATTTGGACTATCGCTGTAGGTCTTCAGTCCGGAGGTTACTTGCCGATGACTACGTGGAAGAAGTATCGTTGACGTTTACAGGGGTAGGTAAGGGAACTGAGGACCTCTAGCCTAGATGAGAAAAGACCAGGGTAAATTCAGGCAAAGCTAATACAG encodes:
- a CDS encoding major facilitator superfamily domain-containing protein; the protein is MTAHDNVSAHQEPTRPNSSSGSDMKAEARGIEEARGENYEYVDKQTERAILRKLDYRIIPMVMWVYLMNMMDRVNIGNARLFRMEEDLGLTGNEFQLSVSVLFVTYCLFESPSNLIIKKLKPAYYLAGLTIAWGIVATCSAWVNNLGALIACRLLLGLCEAGFFPGVVLYLSMYYGRKSLALRIAYFFSTAAISGVAGGLVAYGISFMDGAMGWSAWRWIILINGAPTIATGVVIPFVLPNSPETAKFLTEEDKINLQKIHDEQVGRAKNNRELLKEDVLDGVKDWTTWAYCFALFPTLAMLYSFVVFLPTIVKAMGTWSSAEVQAMTVPVYAIGAITYLIGARLSDITQKRGFFVMGGIGSAIIGYGMLIAGKGAAVSYAGCCFVSIGIFLSSGISFAWVPANNPRYGKRAFSTGMHLTIGNASGVASPFLFSSQYAPHYRPGYGASMGMLVVSLILNIILHLHFKRQNKLRDEGKQDYLLEGKTEEEIESMGERSPRFRFTV
- a CDS encoding SGNH hydrolase-type esterase domain-containing protein is translated as MFKQRSHETHHKTHVPEIKANPGEYTVAVLGDSLFERFKTTGKFVSVEPSVDEIFKLRSHQTHHNTHVPQSKNNPGQYTTAILGAIGAERFKATGRILNINKDSRILNLGVGGDKILNAQYRMDQGLVRLLKQHQPNIKTMYIHMGSNNLKKQGLLKGDADAYGALIKQLRTEFPDMTIVITALFIQRGLGLDVIEDANNKLKAIADENECEFLPFGDDQAGIMSEDNVHLNEFGYRKWNEILVNDMNSR
- a CDS encoding Phophatidylserine decarboxylase-domain-containing protein; its protein translation is MTSLPLTAHRPIGKWLPEQRSAIQDWIASKLKQAKKRNYASLDPNPKIDAFQNLVNDTPYLKTLANDMFTQSSKYYDPTGEPALKTFDEFIAVVRLIIQSAPPFFDKQDPPTAMGMIGFPINAVLDWPMGTIAGYEFWLLPEVNASFKGVLDTWGSFLESSGSQSGLEGWLSKDALHMFATVANTGELCGPTFDEIFICDPSAKYYGYKSWDDFFTREFREGMRPIVCPDDAPPTPEYPDPTLVITNACESAPLQVAEHVKLHDQFWLKSQPYSLDRMLNSNPNTSKLVDGTVYQAFLSAKSYHRWHAPVSGKVVDIELVPGSYYSENYFEGLAGNPDDPDPAAPNYSQPYISAVATRGIIWIQADNPKIGLMAIVFIGMAEVSGCEFIVEKDAHITKGQQIGMFHFGGSSHCMIFQPGVKLLWKRPPPYDMDTENNSRVNSLLAVVGN
- a CDS encoding FAD dependent oxidoreductase, translating into MARSVAPLNKDSSILIIGAGTFGISTAYHLAKRGYTNIVCIDRHPWPSLDSAGHDLNKVMRTEYDEPLYTRLALEALEAWRDPEWHDVFFETGRITTTTGDKKAESFLEKSYENLKRAGKAQNLELISGRDEIVQCVPQLKNAVGIENWKGLYNSLGGWVHARKALEKWASQSERMGVNFISGLGGTMTGLELDTSGSFTGIRVASGGVLHADHYILSTGAASPQLLPELSQQLWSKCWTLGHIQLTDAEAAEWKGVPVIDNYELGFMFEPDPDTKLIKICDNNPGYQYQKGTFIDENGKTTHYSIPRYSSDHPQDGIPHEAEVAIRKFINTVMPQFSDRPLLDARVCWCTDSPDAHWLIDRHPKHKDLLLATGDSGHAFKMFPIIGKYIADALESRETGLKKDWAYGGRVAKPASHRPDTEIKDLRDVMGIKTETKL